From one Luteipulveratus mongoliensis genomic stretch:
- the tsaB gene encoding tRNA (adenosine(37)-N6)-threonylcarbamoyltransferase complex dimerization subunit type 1 TsaB encodes MLLAIDTATQAVTVAVHDGATVVAEHSTSDARRHTELLAPSIRDTLRAAGLRPRDLSAIAVGVGPGPFTGLRVGVVTARTMGLALGVPVHGVCSLDALAHGVMADGERTRFLVATDARRKEVYWAAYDVTDQGVRRSDGPDVARAADLPAHLRGLPTAGRGPLLYPDALPHALPQLDVGAGALATFAMGALRRGEELLEPQPLYLRRPDAVPQSERKPVSTA; translated from the coding sequence GTGCTGCTAGCCATTGACACCGCGACCCAGGCGGTCACCGTCGCCGTCCACGACGGTGCCACGGTGGTCGCCGAGCACAGCACCAGTGATGCCCGCAGGCACACCGAGCTGCTGGCGCCGAGCATCCGCGACACCTTGCGGGCGGCCGGGCTGCGGCCGCGCGACCTCAGCGCGATCGCGGTCGGTGTCGGTCCGGGTCCGTTCACCGGGCTGCGCGTCGGCGTGGTGACGGCGCGGACGATGGGCCTGGCCCTCGGCGTACCCGTCCATGGTGTGTGCAGCCTCGACGCGCTCGCGCACGGTGTCATGGCCGACGGCGAGCGGACGCGGTTCCTCGTGGCGACCGACGCTCGCCGCAAGGAGGTCTACTGGGCGGCCTACGACGTGACCGACCAGGGCGTACGCCGCTCGGACGGTCCTGACGTCGCGCGTGCCGCAGACCTGCCGGCTCACCTGCGCGGTCTGCCGACCGCCGGTCGCGGACCGCTGCTCTATCCCGATGCTCTCCCGCACGCGCTGCCACAGCTCGACGTGGGTGCCGGTGCGCTGGCTACCTTCGCGATGGGTGCGTTGCGCCGTGGTGAGGAGCTGCTGGAGCCGCAGCCCCTCTATCTGCGGCGACCGGATGCCGTACCCCAGTCCGAGCGCAAGCCGGTGTCGACAGCATGA
- the rimI gene encoding ribosomal protein S18-alanine N-acetyltransferase has product MTALRELRWTDIETLAELERALFADDAWSPASWWGELAGRPRRAYVVAEDGADIVGYAGVDRAGDVADVMTVAVAPAAQGSGLGQQLMDWMVDTARDGGAESLLLEVRADNAPARKLYDRNGFEQISVRRRYYKATMPTRSSLRERSEEEPGGTGAVQPGDVDALILRKLLKESHV; this is encoded by the coding sequence ATGACGGCACTGCGTGAGCTGCGATGGACCGACATCGAGACGCTGGCCGAGCTGGAGCGTGCGCTGTTCGCTGACGACGCCTGGTCCCCGGCCAGCTGGTGGGGCGAGCTCGCCGGCCGGCCGCGGCGGGCGTACGTCGTCGCCGAGGACGGTGCGGACATTGTCGGGTACGCCGGGGTCGACCGAGCGGGCGACGTCGCCGATGTGATGACGGTTGCCGTTGCGCCTGCGGCGCAGGGCAGCGGGCTCGGTCAGCAGCTGATGGACTGGATGGTCGACACCGCCCGCGACGGCGGCGCCGAGTCACTTCTGCTCGAAGTGCGTGCCGACAACGCTCCCGCTCGAAAACTCTACGACCGCAACGGTTTTGAGCAGATCTCAGTGCGGCGCCGTTACTACAAGGCGACGATGCCGACCCGATCGAGCCTGCGAGAGCGGTCGGAGGAGGAGCCTGGTGGAACGGGCGCTGTCCAGCCGGGTGACGTCGACGCCCTGATCCTGCGCAAGCTGCTCAAGGAGAGCCATGTCTGA
- the tsaD gene encoding tRNA (adenosine(37)-N6)-threonylcarbamoyltransferase complex transferase subunit TsaD — MSDGATTPMGSTRGGQSDGPLVLGIESSCDETGVAFVRGNILVGDALASSVDEHARFGGVVPEVASRAHLESIIPMIERACEESGHKLDDVDAIAVTSGPGLAGALMVGVASAKALALCLDKPLYGVNHLAAHVCADVLDHGPLPEPTVALLVSGGHTNLLVVRDIASDIEELGGTIDDAAGEAYDKVARVLGLPYPGGPHIDQAAREGDRDAIAFPRGLTSRKDMDRHRYDYSFSGLKTAVVRWVEARERAGEPVPVNDVAASFSHAVADVLTRKAVLACTEQGIEDLQIGGGVTANSQLRALAEERCAEAGIRLRVPRIRLCTDNGAMVAALGSQMVQRGLPPSDLALPADSSLPVRTVQA, encoded by the coding sequence ATGTCTGACGGCGCGACCACGCCAATGGGGTCGACCCGCGGTGGGCAGTCCGACGGGCCTCTCGTCCTCGGCATCGAGTCCAGCTGCGACGAGACCGGGGTGGCGTTCGTCCGAGGCAACATCCTTGTCGGCGACGCGCTCGCGAGCAGTGTCGACGAGCACGCGCGCTTCGGTGGCGTCGTGCCCGAGGTGGCCAGCCGCGCGCACCTGGAGTCGATCATCCCGATGATCGAGCGGGCCTGTGAGGAGTCGGGCCACAAGCTCGACGACGTCGACGCGATCGCCGTCACCTCGGGCCCGGGTCTCGCCGGTGCGCTGATGGTCGGCGTCGCCAGTGCCAAGGCCCTTGCGCTGTGCCTCGACAAGCCGCTCTACGGCGTCAACCACCTCGCTGCCCACGTCTGCGCCGATGTGCTCGACCACGGTCCGCTGCCCGAGCCGACCGTCGCGCTACTGGTGTCCGGCGGCCACACCAACCTGCTCGTCGTCCGCGACATCGCCTCTGACATCGAGGAGCTCGGCGGCACGATCGACGACGCGGCGGGGGAGGCGTACGACAAGGTCGCCCGGGTGCTCGGCCTGCCCTACCCGGGTGGTCCGCACATCGACCAAGCCGCTCGTGAGGGCGACCGGGACGCGATCGCCTTCCCGCGTGGCCTCACGTCCCGCAAGGACATGGACCGACACCGCTACGACTACTCCTTCTCCGGTCTCAAGACGGCCGTCGTGCGATGGGTCGAAGCGCGCGAGCGAGCCGGTGAGCCGGTCCCGGTCAACGACGTCGCGGCGAGCTTCAGCCACGCGGTGGCCGACGTGCTGACCCGCAAGGCCGTCCTCGCATGCACTGAGCAGGGCATCGAGGATCTGCAGATCGGCGGGGGAGTGACGGCCAACTCGCAGCTGCGTGCCCTTGCCGAGGAGCGCTGCGCTGAGGCCGGAATTCGCTTGCGAGTGCCCAGGATTCGGCTCTGCACCGACAACGGCGCGATGGTCGCGGCGCTGGGCTCCCAGATGGTCCAGCGGGGTCTGCCGCCGTCGGACCTCGCCCTGCCCGCTGACTCGTCTCTCCCTGTGAGGACGGTTCAGGCATGA
- a CDS encoding glycoside hydrolase family 3 protein: MRTHVRRPLVIACAAALLAGCSSGSDDGAASPSRTLVPSASLPTGNRSVTPVPQRTAAPTPSATTGPSAGLPTEADLAKARQDVSKLPTDRLAAQLIVGFYTGSGEDSIAKVIKNEHLGGVILFPGNVPSGSTMTRDLRATSQRAQDAMRTDGRDWPAIISVDQEGGPVARLGSPVTELPSGMAYGAAHDPALATRTAQGIGQELRALGMTMVFAPDADVTIGAHDPTVGVRSPGSDPQRVASTAVAQVKGYTQAGVVPVVKHFPGHGSVTTDSHVGLPVQGASLGVLKKRDLVPFQQLVGSGAPAVMSAHVVLNMVDPSAPSTMSKPVLTGVLRQQMGFKGLIITDALQMGAVQQRYGPARGAVQALKAGADVLLMPADPSASVKAITAAVGSGELTRDRLIESAARIVATMRRTTTAQPAASAVGAHQADALALARASVTQISGTCGQRAVGDGVRVSGGTARDRARFEAAARKAGLRVGSGTTVRLLGGGAYNAGSGKASGDEGGSGQVMVSLDTPYALSAGPAAATRIAAFGRTSATFTAVVDVLTGKQKASGTLPVDVGRWKVGAGC, encoded by the coding sequence ATGAGGACGCACGTACGCCGACCGCTGGTCATCGCCTGCGCCGCGGCTTTGCTCGCTGGCTGCTCGAGCGGCAGTGATGACGGCGCGGCGTCGCCTTCGCGGACGCTCGTTCCTTCTGCCTCTCTCCCGACCGGCAACCGATCGGTCACGCCGGTTCCCCAGCGGACGGCCGCTCCGACGCCCTCCGCGACCACTGGTCCGAGCGCTGGTCTGCCGACCGAGGCTGACCTCGCCAAGGCCCGCCAGGACGTCAGCAAGCTGCCCACCGATCGACTGGCGGCGCAGCTGATCGTCGGGTTCTACACCGGCAGCGGCGAGGACTCCATCGCCAAGGTGATCAAGAACGAGCACCTCGGCGGCGTCATCCTGTTTCCGGGCAACGTGCCCAGCGGCAGCACCATGACCCGCGACCTGCGGGCGACGTCGCAGCGCGCCCAGGACGCGATGCGCACCGACGGCCGCGACTGGCCGGCCATCATCTCGGTCGACCAGGAAGGTGGTCCGGTCGCACGGCTCGGTTCGCCGGTCACCGAGCTGCCGTCGGGGATGGCGTACGGCGCCGCGCACGATCCGGCGCTCGCGACCCGCACCGCGCAGGGCATCGGCCAGGAGCTACGTGCCCTCGGCATGACGATGGTGTTCGCCCCAGACGCGGACGTGACGATCGGCGCGCACGACCCGACCGTCGGCGTACGCTCGCCCGGCTCCGACCCGCAGCGGGTGGCGAGCACGGCGGTGGCGCAGGTCAAGGGCTACACCCAGGCAGGCGTCGTCCCCGTCGTCAAGCACTTCCCGGGCCATGGCTCCGTGACGACCGACAGCCACGTCGGGCTGCCCGTGCAGGGTGCCTCGCTGGGCGTGCTGAAGAAGCGCGACCTGGTGCCGTTCCAGCAGCTGGTCGGGAGCGGGGCTCCGGCCGTCATGTCTGCGCACGTCGTGCTCAACATGGTCGACCCGAGCGCGCCGTCGACCATGAGCAAGCCTGTGCTGACCGGCGTCCTGCGCCAGCAGATGGGTTTCAAGGGCCTGATCATCACCGACGCGCTCCAGATGGGCGCCGTCCAGCAGCGCTACGGACCAGCGCGCGGGGCTGTCCAGGCGCTCAAGGCCGGTGCGGACGTGCTGCTCATGCCGGCCGACCCGAGCGCGTCCGTCAAGGCGATCACGGCCGCAGTCGGCTCCGGAGAGCTGACCCGCGACCGGCTCATCGAGTCGGCGGCGCGGATCGTGGCGACCATGCGTCGTACGACCACCGCCCAACCCGCGGCGTCGGCCGTCGGTGCCCACCAGGCCGACGCGCTCGCGCTCGCCCGCGCCTCGGTGACCCAGATCTCCGGCACCTGCGGCCAACGTGCCGTCGGCGACGGCGTACGGGTCTCCGGTGGCACCGCTCGTGACAGGGCACGTTTCGAGGCAGCGGCGCGCAAGGCCGGGCTCCGGGTCGGCAGCGGTACGACCGTCCGCCTCCTCGGCGGAGGGGCCTACAACGCCGGCAGCGGCAAGGCCAGTGGCGATGAGGGCGGCAGCGGACAAGTCATGGTCAGTCTCGATACGCCGTACGCCCTCAGCGCGGGCCCCGCGGCTGCGACGCGGATCGCGGCCTTCGGTCGCACTTCCGCGACCTTCACAGCTGTCGTCGACGTGCTGACCGGCAAGCAGAAGGCGTCCGGCACGCTGCCGGTCGACGTCGGCCGTTGGAAGGTCGGCGCCGGCTGCTGA
- a CDS encoding DHA2 family efflux MFS transporter permease subunit — protein sequence MSQSTITDPKAADAIPREVWRVACVVVFGAFMGTLDTSLVNIGLESIGKDLHASLDSVQWIGSGYLLAMAVALPACSWLGRRVGAGRLWLSALAAFTLMSALCAIAPNIEWMIALRVLQGLSAGLLVPTGQSILGQVAGPQRLGRVMSTLGLVVVGAPAIGPAVGGVMLENLSWPWLFAINVPIGAVGLALGFRYLPRDDGSAAGPLDVTGLLLSAAGLSLVLYAVGEVGRTGSITGLSSWLPLVLGVVALVAFIRRSWARPHAILNLELLRNRVFASATAVSCLMGAALFGTMLLLPLYFLQLHDKSLIDTGLTLIPFGLGGALTMPVAGRIVDRVGSGIVVVCGSAMTLVTVVPFALLGASASAATLGPLLFVNGVAIGLAAMPATTAAYKTVQRSQMPDASALVNIAMRLGGALGAALLAVVLYRGSASGLSLETSFHRAYWCLSATCALALVASAFLWRTLRNAR from the coding sequence ATGTCGCAGTCCACGATCACCGACCCGAAGGCCGCCGACGCCATTCCTCGGGAGGTGTGGCGGGTGGCGTGCGTCGTGGTCTTCGGCGCCTTCATGGGCACGTTGGACACCTCGCTGGTCAACATCGGCCTCGAGAGCATCGGCAAGGATCTGCACGCCTCGTTGGACTCCGTGCAGTGGATCGGGAGCGGCTACCTGCTGGCGATGGCCGTGGCCCTCCCCGCGTGCAGCTGGCTCGGACGACGCGTCGGCGCAGGACGGTTGTGGCTCAGTGCGCTCGCCGCCTTCACCCTCATGTCAGCGCTGTGCGCGATCGCTCCCAACATCGAGTGGATGATCGCGCTACGCGTGCTCCAGGGTCTGTCTGCCGGCCTCCTGGTGCCGACAGGACAGAGCATTCTCGGCCAGGTCGCCGGGCCGCAGCGGCTCGGACGCGTGATGAGCACGCTCGGACTCGTCGTGGTCGGCGCGCCCGCGATCGGCCCTGCAGTCGGTGGCGTCATGCTCGAAAACCTCAGCTGGCCATGGCTTTTCGCGATCAACGTCCCTATCGGAGCCGTCGGCCTCGCACTCGGCTTCCGCTATCTGCCCCGGGATGACGGCAGCGCTGCCGGGCCTCTCGACGTCACCGGCCTGCTCCTGAGTGCGGCCGGCCTGTCGCTCGTGCTGTACGCGGTCGGGGAGGTCGGCCGAACCGGCTCCATCACGGGCCTGTCGTCCTGGCTGCCGCTCGTGCTCGGCGTGGTCGCCCTGGTCGCGTTCATCCGCCGGTCGTGGGCCCGTCCCCACGCGATCTTGAACCTCGAGCTGCTGCGCAACAGGGTCTTCGCGTCGGCGACGGCCGTCTCGTGCCTGATGGGTGCGGCGCTGTTCGGGACGATGCTGCTGCTTCCGCTCTACTTCCTGCAGCTGCATGACAAGAGCCTGATCGACACCGGACTCACCCTCATCCCGTTCGGGCTCGGCGGCGCCCTGACGATGCCGGTCGCCGGTCGGATCGTTGATCGCGTCGGCAGCGGCATCGTGGTCGTCTGTGGTTCCGCGATGACACTGGTGACCGTCGTGCCGTTCGCGCTCCTTGGCGCGTCGGCCTCCGCTGCCACGCTCGGCCCGCTGCTCTTCGTGAACGGCGTGGCCATCGGGCTTGCGGCGATGCCGGCGACGACCGCGGCGTACAAGACGGTGCAGCGCTCCCAGATGCCTGATGCGTCGGCTCTCGTGAACATCGCGATGCGGCTCGGCGGTGCGCTGGGCGCCGCACTCCTGGCCGTCGTGCTCTATCGCGGTTCAGCGTCCGGGCTCAGCCTCGAGACGTCGTTCCACCGGGCGTACTGGTGCCTCTCGGCCACCTGCGCCCTGGCTCTTGTCGCGTCAGCATTCCTGTGGCGGACCCTCCGCAACGCGCGGTAG
- a CDS encoding MarR family winged helix-turn-helix transcriptional regulator — MVDTTPHPDGLLRFPTYVLGLLHKASHAEAGSSLRDHWVLVCLDEERDLSQQQLSDALRIDRSDVVRLIDGLESAGYVVRQRDSHDRRRYQLSITPAGRAQRKRVDRQIEQAQDRVLAALDPAEREQLHRLALKALGHPES, encoded by the coding sequence ATGGTCGACACAACACCGCACCCCGATGGCCTGCTCCGCTTCCCGACCTATGTGCTCGGCCTGCTGCACAAGGCGTCACACGCCGAGGCCGGGTCCTCGTTGCGAGACCACTGGGTGCTGGTCTGCCTGGACGAGGAGCGCGACCTGTCGCAGCAACAGCTGTCCGATGCCTTGCGCATCGATCGCAGCGATGTGGTTCGGTTGATCGACGGTCTGGAGTCAGCGGGTTATGTTGTGCGGCAACGAGATTCGCATGACCGACGTCGCTATCAGCTGTCGATCACTCCTGCCGGGAGGGCGCAGCGCAAGCGAGTCGACCGACAGATCGAGCAGGCTCAGGACCGGGTCCTGGCAGCATTGGATCCGGCCGAGCGCGAACAGCTGCATCGGCTGGCGCTCAAAGCGTTGGGCCACCCTGAGTCGTGA
- a CDS encoding class I SAM-dependent methyltransferase, translated as MDLPLVHRLTSGEGWGLLQSLPPYDESTALALGARLRAAGFEPDLVAAALTQSQLRARAVDKLGPTAAEMLLTRDGLEQATRRPIAEAHAQRFADAGIRHVYDLGCGIGSDAMAFAAAGLRVNAVDADEVTAAIAAVNLRPWTRAAVEEATAESVPLPTGEGARGVGVWLDPARRTPGVADVNGKTRRLFRLEDLSPSWDAVRDLSSRVPGAGAKLSPAFPHSRLPARAEAEWTSYDGEVVECALWWGTLVRRPGRSARVLGRRVDAVVDETMAKDADPTLAEIGRLDRYLYEADRAVIRAGLVGALANAVGGRELSPGLGYVNASHEMRLPWARRYAVTDVLPYNVKGLRALLRDRRAGRVTIKKRGVSVDADQLRRQLRLSGDQTVTIVVTRLRTTQVVLVVTPF; from the coding sequence ATGGACCTTCCGCTCGTGCACCGGCTGACGTCCGGTGAGGGTTGGGGCCTGCTGCAGTCGCTCCCGCCCTACGACGAGTCGACGGCGCTCGCCCTCGGCGCCCGGCTGCGGGCCGCAGGCTTCGAGCCCGACCTCGTCGCGGCCGCGCTGACCCAGTCCCAGCTGCGCGCTCGCGCGGTCGACAAGCTCGGCCCGACAGCAGCCGAGATGCTGCTCACCCGTGACGGTCTGGAGCAGGCCACCCGGAGGCCGATCGCCGAGGCTCACGCACAACGATTTGCCGATGCCGGGATCCGCCACGTCTACGACCTGGGTTGCGGAATCGGTTCTGACGCAATGGCTTTCGCGGCTGCCGGACTTCGGGTCAACGCTGTGGATGCGGACGAGGTGACGGCGGCGATCGCCGCCGTCAACCTCCGGCCGTGGACGCGCGCCGCCGTCGAGGAAGCCACCGCCGAGTCGGTGCCGCTGCCGACCGGCGAGGGGGCGCGAGGTGTGGGTGTCTGGCTCGACCCGGCTCGACGCACACCCGGCGTCGCCGACGTCAACGGCAAGACCCGCCGCCTGTTCCGCCTGGAGGACCTGAGCCCGTCGTGGGACGCGGTTCGCGACCTCAGCTCGCGGGTTCCCGGGGCTGGGGCCAAGCTCTCGCCGGCGTTCCCGCACAGCCGGCTTCCGGCTCGCGCCGAAGCCGAGTGGACGTCGTACGACGGCGAGGTCGTCGAGTGCGCGCTGTGGTGGGGCACTCTCGTACGCCGCCCGGGGCGGTCCGCTCGCGTGCTCGGCCGGCGGGTGGATGCCGTGGTCGACGAGACGATGGCGAAGGACGCCGATCCGACGTTGGCCGAGATCGGGCGGCTCGACCGCTACCTCTACGAGGCGGACCGGGCCGTGATCCGGGCCGGCCTGGTCGGTGCGCTGGCCAACGCGGTCGGCGGACGGGAGCTGTCGCCAGGGCTGGGCTACGTCAACGCGTCGCACGAGATGCGGCTCCCCTGGGCACGTCGCTACGCCGTGACGGACGTGCTCCCGTACAACGTCAAGGGGCTGCGCGCCCTGCTGCGCGACCGGCGTGCGGGACGCGTGACGATCAAGAAGCGCGGGGTGTCGGTGGACGCCGACCAGCTGCGTCGACAGCTGCGCCTGAGCGGCGACCAGACGGTGACCATTGTGGTGACGCGGCTGCGGACCACCCAGGTCGTCCTGGTCGTCACGCCGTTCTGA
- a CDS encoding TrkH family potassium uptake protein: protein MVRASLGRPTRMVVLAYLLAAAIGTVLLMIPAATTQEGSGDFRDALFTSVSAVCITGMSTVDVSTYWTPFGQSVILCLVQIGGLGIMTLAMLLVLVVRGRLGLRDTLAAQADAHTLTFGDVRRLLRRIVTLFVVVELVVAVLLTIRFRAAYDAGIGQALWHGVFHGVSSVNNAGFALYPDGMISFVGDIWIIGPLCLGVLLGGLGYPVLFELRQRGRRYRQWSMHLQLTIKGTVLLFVVGLVAFVGFEWSNPGTLGPLGVWDKTVGGLAGTVFPRTSGFNSVDYAQIRPETMTISYVLMFIGGGSAGTAGGIKLTTFLILAAVMWAEIRGERDVTVGHRRIPAETQRQALTVALLGVACVMLGTIVMVSVTSLPLELAMFEVISAFSTVGLSANVTPQLPAAGEAVLMVLMFIGRVGIITVASSLALSSRRRRYQLPEERPIVG from the coding sequence GTGGTCCGTGCATCCCTTGGCCGCCCGACCCGGATGGTGGTGCTCGCCTATCTCCTCGCGGCGGCCATCGGCACCGTGCTGCTCATGATCCCGGCGGCCACGACCCAGGAGGGCTCGGGCGACTTCCGGGATGCGCTGTTCACGAGCGTGAGCGCCGTCTGCATCACGGGTATGTCCACGGTGGACGTCTCGACCTACTGGACGCCGTTCGGGCAGAGCGTCATCCTCTGCCTGGTCCAGATCGGCGGCCTCGGCATCATGACGCTGGCCATGCTGCTGGTGCTGGTCGTACGCGGCCGGCTCGGCCTGCGTGACACGCTCGCCGCCCAGGCCGACGCGCACACGCTGACGTTCGGCGACGTACGCCGCCTGCTGCGGCGGATCGTCACCCTGTTCGTGGTCGTCGAGCTGGTCGTGGCGGTGCTGCTGACCATCAGGTTCAGGGCCGCGTACGACGCTGGCATCGGCCAGGCGCTCTGGCACGGGGTCTTCCACGGGGTGTCGTCGGTCAACAACGCCGGCTTTGCTCTCTACCCCGACGGGATGATCAGCTTCGTCGGCGACATCTGGATCATCGGCCCGCTGTGTCTCGGGGTGCTGCTGGGCGGTCTCGGCTACCCCGTGCTGTTCGAGCTGCGGCAGCGCGGCCGCCGGTACCGCCAGTGGTCGATGCACCTGCAGCTGACGATCAAGGGCACGGTTCTGCTGTTCGTGGTCGGACTGGTGGCGTTCGTCGGGTTCGAGTGGAGCAACCCGGGCACGCTCGGGCCTCTCGGCGTCTGGGACAAGACCGTCGGCGGACTGGCCGGCACGGTCTTCCCGCGGACCTCGGGATTCAACTCGGTCGACTACGCCCAGATCCGTCCCGAGACGATGACCATCAGCTACGTGCTGATGTTCATCGGTGGTGGCAGTGCGGGCACGGCAGGCGGCATCAAGCTGACGACGTTCCTGATCCTGGCCGCCGTGATGTGGGCCGAGATCCGCGGTGAGCGCGACGTCACCGTCGGCCACCGCAGGATCCCGGCCGAGACGCAGCGGCAGGCCCTCACCGTCGCGCTGCTCGGCGTCGCGTGCGTGATGCTTGGCACGATCGTCATGGTGTCGGTGACGTCGTTGCCGTTGGAGCTGGCGATGTTCGAGGTGATCTCGGCGTTCTCGACCGTAGGCCTGTCCGCGAACGTCACGCCCCAGCTGCCTGCCGCCGGTGAGGCGGTGCTGATGGTGCTGATGTTCATCGGCCGCGTCGGCATCATCACCGTGGCGTCCTCGTTGGCGTTGAGCAGCCGGCGTCGCCGCTACCAGCTGCCCGAGGAACGACCGATCGTGGGCTAG
- a CDS encoding OsmC family peroxiredoxin, with product MPTRTARTAWNGTLENGSGQVELTSSGLGTYEMSFPRRAADDAAGVTSPEELIAAAHSACFAMQLSAVIAEAGGTPIALDVKADVSLGPDPAGGFHLTGIALTVEGEVEGLDADGFAEAAAAAKAGCPVSKALTGVEITLDASLAS from the coding sequence ATGCCCACACGCACCGCTCGTACTGCCTGGAACGGCACCCTCGAGAACGGCTCCGGCCAGGTCGAGCTGACCAGCTCGGGCCTCGGCACGTACGAGATGTCGTTCCCCCGTCGCGCGGCTGACGACGCCGCAGGCGTCACGAGCCCCGAGGAGCTCATCGCCGCTGCGCACTCCGCTTGCTTCGCCATGCAGCTCTCTGCGGTCATCGCCGAGGCCGGAGGTACGCCGATTGCCCTTGACGTGAAGGCTGACGTCTCCCTCGGCCCGGACCCCGCCGGTGGTTTCCATCTGACGGGCATCGCCCTGACCGTCGAGGGCGAGGTCGAGGGCCTGGACGCCGATGGGTTCGCCGAGGCAGCCGCAGCCGCTAAGGCCGGGTGCCCGGTCAGCAAGGCCCTGACCGGTGTCGAGATCACGCTGGACGCGTCGCTGGCGTCCTAG
- a CDS encoding MarR family winged helix-turn-helix transcriptional regulator, which translates to MADDGHPALAEMLCFDLYAASRAVTAVYRPLLAEIGLTYPQYLVLVVLWREKECTVKELSGALQLDYGTLTPLLRRMEKSALITRRRRDDDERSVTISLTEAGAALRSHERPVQARIAKATGLAVTEVAELQRTLRALTASAADAGS; encoded by the coding sequence ATGGCTGACGATGGACACCCGGCGCTCGCCGAGATGCTCTGCTTCGACCTGTACGCGGCGTCGCGTGCCGTGACCGCGGTCTACCGTCCGCTGCTTGCGGAGATCGGCCTGACCTACCCGCAGTACCTCGTGCTCGTGGTGCTGTGGCGCGAGAAGGAGTGCACGGTCAAGGAGCTGAGCGGCGCACTGCAGCTCGACTACGGGACGCTCACGCCGCTGCTGCGCCGGATGGAGAAGTCGGCCCTGATCACCCGCCGTCGTCGTGACGACGACGAGCGCTCGGTCACGATCAGTCTCACCGAGGCGGGCGCTGCGCTCCGGTCTCACGAGCGCCCTGTCCAGGCCAGGATCGCCAAGGCGACCGGTCTTGCCGTGACCGAGGTGGCCGAGCTGCAGCGCACCTTGCGTGCCCTCACCGCGTCCGCGGCCGACGCCGGGTCATGA
- a CDS encoding potassium channel family protein gives MPVRSRRPDRSRSALVVGLGRFGTSVASSLVDQGWEVIAVDESQELVQRWSDAITFTVQADTTDQEALEQLGAGTFDRAVVAIGTDIEASVLTVVNLVDIGVSEIWAKAINSQHARILQRIGAHHVVLPESAMGARVAHMLTGSMTDYLEFDDGFAIARTTAPPSACGRTLAESALRTKFGITVVGVKASAQDFDYARPETVVRSGEELVICGPTAKVDAFCAAASAERAS, from the coding sequence ATGCCGGTGAGAAGCCGCAGACCCGACCGCAGTCGTTCGGCCCTGGTGGTCGGACTGGGCCGTTTCGGCACGTCGGTCGCGAGCAGCCTCGTGGACCAGGGCTGGGAGGTCATCGCGGTCGATGAGTCGCAGGAGCTGGTGCAGCGCTGGTCGGACGCCATCACCTTCACCGTCCAGGCCGACACGACCGATCAGGAGGCGTTGGAGCAGCTCGGCGCCGGCACCTTCGACCGCGCGGTCGTCGCGATCGGGACCGACATCGAGGCCAGCGTCCTGACGGTCGTCAACCTCGTCGACATCGGGGTGTCCGAGATCTGGGCGAAGGCCATCAACTCCCAGCACGCCCGCATCCTGCAACGGATCGGTGCGCATCACGTGGTCCTGCCGGAGTCGGCCATGGGAGCGCGGGTCGCACACATGCTGACCGGTTCCATGACCGACTACCTCGAGTTCGACGACGGGTTCGCCATCGCGCGTACGACCGCCCCTCCGTCCGCGTGCGGGCGCACCTTGGCCGAGTCGGCGTTGCGGACGAAGTTCGGCATCACCGTCGTGGGAGTGAAGGCCAGCGCCCAGGACTTCGACTACGCCCGCCCGGAGACCGTCGTCCGCAGCGGCGAGGAGCTGGTCATCTGTGGGCCGACGGCGAAGGTCGATGCGTTCTGCGCGGCCGCCAGTGCGGAGCGCGCCAGCTAG